The Aeromicrobium yanjiei genome includes a region encoding these proteins:
- a CDS encoding DUF3566 domain-containing protein produces the protein MTDESKGTSPASGSAVPGSAAGDAAPTQAIPRIAKPAAGKTPAAQGSKPAAKKAPAKNKVTPPPGGQTDKGRPRDVVSPATSAKDDSVTGKVADAPPAGGPQGRTLTAADYARTTKPSPATTAVIPAVKDAPGGGSAAAPAPAKDKKSRAPQIKASPAPAGGTGRRASLRLTHVEPWSVTRLAFAISVALMIVAVVASMIFWVVLNFVGVWDQINDSLTTVLSDDSSSFDVKDYFGFGRFVGLTLVLSALNVVLMTILATIGAHLYNLAAQLMGGVEVTFSEEK, from the coding sequence GTGACGGACGAATCAAAAGGCACCAGCCCCGCATCGGGCTCCGCCGTGCCCGGCTCCGCCGCCGGTGACGCTGCCCCCACCCAGGCGATCCCGCGGATCGCGAAACCTGCGGCCGGCAAGACCCCGGCAGCGCAGGGTTCCAAGCCTGCTGCCAAGAAGGCTCCCGCCAAGAACAAGGTGACCCCGCCGCCCGGCGGACAGACCGACAAGGGCCGTCCCCGCGACGTCGTCTCGCCGGCGACGTCCGCCAAGGACGATTCCGTGACGGGCAAGGTCGCCGACGCGCCGCCGGCCGGAGGACCCCAGGGTCGTACGTTGACGGCAGCCGACTACGCCCGGACCACCAAGCCGTCGCCGGCCACGACCGCGGTGATCCCCGCGGTCAAGGACGCACCCGGTGGCGGCTCCGCTGCGGCCCCGGCCCCGGCCAAGGACAAGAAGTCCCGTGCGCCCCAGATCAAGGCGTCGCCCGCACCTGCGGGCGGCACGGGCCGCCGCGCCAGCCTCCGGCTGACCCACGTCGAGCCGTGGTCGGTGACGCGTCTCGCGTTCGCGATCTCGGTCGCGCTGATGATCGTGGCCGTCGTGGCCTCGATGATCTTCTGGGTCGTCCTGAACTTCGTCGGCGTCTGGGACCAGATCAACGACTCGTTGACGACGGTGCTGAGCGACGACAGCTCGAGCTTCGACGTCAAGGACTACTTCGGCTTCGGTCGTTTCGTCGGCCTCACCCTGGTGCTGTCGGCGCTCAACGTCGTGCTCATGACGATCCTGGCCACCAT